In the genome of Microcoleus vaginatus PCC 9802, the window CGCTTTTTCCGGCTTCAGTAAAGGCTATATCCAGCATTGTTCCCACCGCAGCCATCCCGGATAAACCGGCGATTTTAATGAGTCAGCGCCAGCAGGAGATTCAGTTTAAGCGCGGTGCTAGTTCAGCGGAAGTAAAAGGAGGAGTAGCGCGCGGCGAAGTCATGATTTATCTGATTAACGCCAAAGAAGGTCAAACCATGAATGTTGAGATCCAATCAGTTGAGGGAAATGCTGCTTTTAAGGTTGTCGATCCAAATACAAACGCCGTAGCTGAAGGAGAAAAAAGCTGGTCTGGAGAAGTGTCCCAGACGGGGCAATATCAGATAGTCGTCGGTACAGAACGAGGAGGAGCTAGTTACACTCTATCAGTTTCGATCAACTAATTGTATGGTGCGTCGCCACGAGATATTCAAGCTGCTTGGAGATTGTTAGTAGCGACGCACTCTACGTTCTGTCTCGCGTGGGCAATCTTGCCGTCGATTTACCCGATGCCGATGTGTTGCTTCAGGTATCAGGAAAGTATGGTTCTCGCCAAGAAGAAGCGCAGCGCCTCGGACGAATTCTACGCCGGAAATCTGACGGACATACTGCGAGTTTTTATACATTAGTCTCGCTACAAACTTGCGAGGAAGATTTTGCCAGACACCGGCAACTATTCCTCACCGAACAGGGCTACAGTTATACTATTGAGGTTCAAGGCGATGGTTAGTCAGCGAGCGATAAATTCTTGGTAAAACTGCTCATGCAAACCGGAGAAATTATCCATCCCCTCCTTTGTCAGATACCCGCTATTCTTACCAGTGTGCGGATTTTTTACGTAGCTATAAATTACTTTTGAAACCTTAGGATTCTCGCTCCACCTAATGTTGAACGCTGCATAGTTTGGGAAAAAGGTCATTTCTGCATAAGCATCAATGTGGTCATGTATCCACCATGCCAATGCTGTCCAATCTTGAGTGCGTTCATAGTAAGGGATAAATGATGAAACAATAATACATACTGTTGCTCCCATATACCCATCTGAATCTTTTACGTCCCAGATATGTTCTGCATAGTTGGACTCATTACTGGCACAGTTGTACTGATTTTTATTCTCTGCTCCTTTGGCGTTCACGGCACAAGAACGATAGGCTGAGCGGATACTAATCCGACCCAGCGCATCTTGAATTGGTTCAAGCACCCTCTCACACAAATTCTTTCCTGCTGCGATCGCCAAGTCAGGATCGCTAGGAATGTTAGGGATACCTTCAATTTGAGAGATTTCTGAATAAAGAAACTCACGCATGAAAAAACTCTTAGAGAGTTGAACCCGTCCTAGCTCTTCCAAAGCTTTAACAGTTTGTGGCTTTCTCATAGACTGAACTACAGCAATTAGAGGTGAATAGCTTAATGTTACAATACTGGCAGATAATTTAGAAGCATTGTTTCAGCCAAAAGCAACGTTCCGGTTGAGTGGCTAGAAATAACTTTTGCATCACCACCAATATCTTTCGGTAGTCCGCTCCAACCGGGTTGTTAGATCGCGGCGATCGCCACTTGACGCTGTTATTGTCCGCGTCCTGGTTTGCAATCTGCAAAACCTAATGCC includes:
- a CDS encoding peptidase M15 — encoded protein: MRKPQTVKALEELGRVQLSKSFFMREFLYSEISQIEGIPNIPSDPDLAIAAGKNLCERVLEPIQDALGRISIRSAYRSCAVNAKGAENKNQYNCASNESNYAEHIWDVKDSDGYMGATVCIIVSSFIPYYERTQDWTALAWWIHDHIDAYAEMTFFPNYAAFNIRWSENPKVSKVIYSYVKNPHTGKNSGYLTKEGMDNFSGLHEQFYQEFIAR